The proteins below are encoded in one region of Triticum aestivum cultivar Chinese Spring chromosome 1B, IWGSC CS RefSeq v2.1, whole genome shotgun sequence:
- the LOC123134734 gene encoding polypyrimidine tract-binding protein homolog 3 — MAEPSKVIHIRNVGHEITEADLLQLLQPFGSISKLVMLRGKNQALLQMQDIHSSVSALQYYSGVQPSIRGRHVYMQFSSHQELTTDQSSHSRNSDQESEPNRILLATVHHVLYPITVEILHQVFKAYGYVEKIVKFQKSAGFQALIQYQSRHEAVEALAALHGRNIYDGCCQLDIQYSNLSELQVHFNNERTRDFTNPSLPTEQRPRPSQQGFPDPGGLHPFQQPGGPYTQMGRAATIAAAFGGTLPPGVTGTNERCTLIVSNLNTDKTNEDKLFNLFSLYGNIVRIKVLHNKPDLALVEMADGLQAELAVNYLKGAMLFGNKLEVNYSKYPTITPAPDAHDYINSGLNRFNSNVVKNYRHCCAPTKMIHVSALAQDVSEDALLAHLSEHGSIVGTKLFEVNGKRQALVLFESEEEATEALVSKHASPLEGSTIRISFSQMQSL, encoded by the exons ATGGCGGAGCCGTCCAAGGTGATCCACATCCGGAACGTCGGGCACGAGATCACCGAG GCCGATCTGCTCCAGCTGCTGCAGCCGTTCGGCTCGATATCCAAGCTCGTCATGCTGCGTGGCAAGAATCAG GCCCTTCTCCAGATGCAAGACATTCATTCTTCCGTGAGCGCCCTGCAGTACTACAGTGGTGTCCAACCTAGCATAAG GGGAAGGCATGTTTACATGCAATTTTCATCCCATCAAGAACTTACCACCGACCAGAGCTCTCATAGCCGGAATTCTGATCAG GAATCAGAACCCAACCGAATCCTTCTAGCTACTGTCCACCACGTGCTCTATCCTATAACGGTGGAGATTCTGCATCAAGTTTTCAAAGCATATGGATATGTGGAGAAGATTGTCAAATTTCAGAAGTCAGCTG GCTTTCAGGCCCTCATCCAGTATCAATCGCGTCATGAGGCTGTGGAAGCACTTGCTGCTTTGCAT GGAAGGAACATATATGATGGTTGCTGCCAGCTAGACATCCAATATTCCAA TCTCAGCGAACTGCAAGTCCATTTCAACAATGAAAGAACTAG GGATTTCACGAATCCATCATTGCCTACTGAACAACGTCCAAGGCCCTCCCAG CAAGGTTTTCCAGATCCTGGGGGTCTCCATCCCTTCCAACAACCTGGAG GTCCGTATACACAG ATGGGAAGAGCTGCAACGATTGCAGCTGCATTTGGTGGAACTTTACCGCCTGGAGTGACCGGTACCAATGAACGGTGCACACTGATAGTCAGTAATTTGAACACTGAT aaaaccaatgaggaTAAGCTTTTCAATCTCTTCTCTTTATATGGAAACATAGTTCGAATCAAGGTGCTGCACAACAAACCAGATCTTGCCCTTGTAGAAATGGCTGATGGGTTACAGGCCGAGCTAGCTGTGAACTATCTCAAG GGGGCCATGCTATTTGGTAACAAGTTGGAAGTCAACTACTCGAAGTACCCCACCATAACCCCTGCCCCTGACGCGCACGACTACATCAACTCGGGCCTGAACCGCTTCAACAGCAACGTGGTGAAGAACTACCGGCACTGCTGCGCTCCAACCAAGATGATCCACGTCTCTGCCCTCGCACAGGACGTCTCAGAGGACGCACTCCTCGCCCATCTGTCTGAGCACGGCTCTATCGTCGGCACGAAGCTGTTCGAGGTGAATGGCAAGAGGCAGGCCCTCGTCCTGTTTGAGAGCGAGGAGGAGGCGACTGAGGCCCTCGTGTCGAAGCACGCCAGCCCGCTGGAGGGGAGCACCATCCGGATCTCGTTTTCCCAGATGCAGAGTCTGTAG